The Nitrosopumilus sp. genome segment ATTTGATTTCACTAACACCAATACTCAAATGGGGGTTGCATTGTTCTCTGGAAATTCAATTTCAAGCACTGATGGAAAACTTTCTAGAGTTCTTGTATCTTTAACTGATGATAAAACTACTCTTCTTAATGCACTCAATGGTATGACCTCTCAAGGGGGATTCACATGCATTGGATGTGGTCTTGAAAGAGCAGTAGATGAGTTTACAGCTAATGGAATTCCTGGTAATGTTCCAATCACAATAGTCTTGACTGATGGTCAAAACAACAGACCTATCTCAAATCCTTCGACATTTCTTAATCAACAAGTACAAAGCTTAGCTAATCTTGGTTCTGTAAATGTTGCAATAGGTATAGGTAATGGTGTGGACCAATCTGAACTCCTAACTATCGCTGGAGATCCTTCAAGAGTATTCCTGAGTCCTAATTTTGCAGAACTACAGGCACTTATTGATACCATTCTTGAAGATGTTGTTGTTAACAATGCACCTTCACAAGTTTCACTTGTAGAAACGACCAATGAGTATATTGTTAACCATTCAACTATTGTGCCAAGTCCAGATTCACAAACCACTTTAGTTGGTGGTCAAGTTCAACTTGTCTGGAATGATATTGGTTCTAAAACTGATGTTGGTGACACTGATGGATTATTAGAAGAAGGTGAAACATTTACAGTTTCATTTGATGTTCAGTCTAATCAAATCGGAGACAATCTTGATGTAAATGATCTAACCAATTCTGAAATTACTTTTGTAAGTGCAGATAGTACACCTGGTTCATCTCCTCTTGTTCAGACAACCATTAATGTCAATGGAGCACCAATTGCAGATCCACAGTTTGTTTCTATAGATGAAGACACACCAAAAGACATTGTACTTACAGGAAGTGACCCAAATGGTGATGTGTTAACATTTACGATCGATACAAATCCAATGTTTGGAACACTATCTGATTTCAATGCAAATACCGGACAAGTAAAGTATACTCCAGATGAGAACTTTTGGGGTTTTGATTCATTTACTTTTACTGTAAATGATGGAACTCTTACTAGTATTCTAGCTACTGTTGATATTGAGGTAATTGCAGTAAATGATCCACCAACATGTGATGATGCAACAGCTTCTGTTGTGTCACTGTGGCCACCAAATCATAAATTCAGTGATGTTACTGTCAATATGAGTACTACAGATGTGGATGGTGATTCAGTACTTGTAATGATCTCAAGCATATTCCAAGATGAACCAGTTGACGGTACCGGTTCTGGTGATACTGCACCTGATGCAGAATTTTCTGATGATGATATGTTGTCAGTAAAATTGAGAGCAGAACGTTCTGGTAATGAAAACGGAAGAGTTTACACCATTTCAGTAATAGCTGATGATGGTCATGGAGGTAGTTGTACTGGTCAAGTTCTAGTTGGTGTACCACATGACAAGAAGGATATTCCTTTCAATGATGGTGCAACATACGACTCGACACAAATCCCATAACCTTTTTTTCTTTTTTTGAATTTTTAGAAAAACAATTTCAAAGATCATTTCACGCCTAAATGCGTCCATTTTAATCCCCAAAACAGTAGGTGAATCCCCGTGGGCCCACTTTTTTAGGAATAAAATTAGACGCAAATTCTTGACTTTTGTTATATGTGTTGCCAGTGGAACTTTCAAAAATGGTTCAGGCCTTTGTTGATTTATGATCCCAATTGGTGGTTGAAGACCAACACAGACTGATGAAATTGTTGTAATTGATACAAATAGCCTGGAAATTATTGATAGATTATCTCTTGATAAAATTCCTTTTTGGATTGAAGTTCCAGGAAATCAATAATATGAATTAAAAATAAAAAAGAAATTATTTTGTAAGTACTATGGAGTAGCTTACAGTGAATGGTTCTGAGTTCATTGTATGAAGTGCCAAAGCATTTCCTGAGAACATTGTAGAGCCAGCAGCCTTTGATGGTACCAATATTAGAGCATAATATGTTTCTCCATCAGGAGTCCAATATGGAAGTCCCATTAGCTGAGCTTTTGACATTGGTCCGAGTAATGTAACAATTTGAACAGGCTCAGATGCATCGTATGTCAGATGTCCTGCATATGATTTCTCATTAGGCCCTAACAGAACTGCAAGTTGATGAGTTTCATGTCCAACACCAGGATCTTGTTTTGATGTCATAGTTCCTTTTACCACTCTCTCACCTGAAGTAGAATGCTCAGTGTATGTTACAGAGTAGCTTACAGTGAATGGCTCAGTGTTCTTTGTATGAAGTGCTATTGCATTTCCTGAGAACTGCCATACACCTGAAGAAGTTTCTCTATCTACAAATGTTAAACCAAACTTTGTTTTACCATCAGTAGACCAAATTGCTTGTCCTTTATCCATTCCTTTTTTCAGTGGACCATGCAGTGCTACAAGCTGAACATTTTCAGATGCAGTATATGTAATGAATCCACGATAAGTGTTCTCACTTGGGGGAAGAATTATTGCAAGTTGATGATTCTCATGCCCTTGACCAGGATCTTGTACTGATGTGATAATACCATTTACAGTCTTTGGTACTTTTAATTGGGCTTCTTGTTTAGCTTTCTCCATTGTTTCAGCTTTTGCGTCTTTCTTTGGTACTTCTTTAGCTTTTTCAGCAGATTCTGTTTTCTTTTCAGATTTTACCTCTTCTTTCTTTTTTACCTCAGATTTCACTTCTTTTTGAGGTTCAGAACAGAGTCTATCACCGCAGACCTTTTTTGAGTTAATTACACTTGATGAAGTTCCTTTGCTTTTTAGAGCATCTGCAGAACCAATTAATCCCATTGGGGCGGCAATTGTACCTGTAAGTAATACAGCAACTGTGAAAATTGCTAAAAGTATTATTTTTGTCATTATGCTATGATTTTTCATACCTTATAAAAAAGATCAAAAACTAATCAAAATTCATTTTCAAAAAGCATACCACAAACTGTCCGTTATAGCCAAATATTTTTTTCCTGTTGATTAATTATGCAAACTGCTACCCAGTGCAAAATCGTCCAAAAGTCATTCCTGCAATCAACTCTAGTTAGAAGAGAGAATCAAACCTCTTTTCTATCTAGAGGTCAAATGAATTTTGATGATATTATGGGATTCTCCGATATCGATAACCCTTTGAGAAATTTTACTTATCAAATTAAGAGGAGGTGTATTTGATAATAATGAAAACAATCATGGCAATATCTGTAATGACAATCTTGGCTGCAGGAATGATTACTCCTGTTT includes the following:
- a CDS encoding VWA domain-containing protein, translated to MTKTTQITTVMIAVLLLGSTTGLSFAQNDFSVTKTANPIDINVLGSGIDETTTITITVTGFGGETINEIDGDIMLVLDESGSLDSNEFNQMRNFAIALVNAFDFTNTNTQMGVALFSGNSISSTDGKLSRVLVSLTDDKTTLLNALNGMTSQGGFTCIGCGLERAVDEFTANGIPGNVPITIVLTDGQNNRPISNPSTFLNQQVQSLANLGSVNVAIGIGNGVDQSELLTIAGDPSRVFLSPNFAELQALIDTILEDVVVNNAPSQVSLVETTNEYIVNHSTIVPSPDSQTTLVGGQVQLVWNDIGSKTDVGDTDGLLEEGETFTVSFDVQSNQIGDNLDVNDLTNSEITFVSADSTPGSSPLVQTTINVNGAPIADPQFVSIDEDTPKDIVLTGSDPNGDVLTFTIDTNPMFGTLSDFNANTGQVKYTPDENFWGFDSFTFTVNDGTLTSILATVDIEVIAVNDPPTCDDATASVVSLWPPNHKFSDVTVNMSTTDVDGDSVLVMISSIFQDEPVDGTGSGDTAPDAEFSDDDMLSVKLRAERSGNENGRVYTISVIADDGHGGSCTGQVLVGVPHDKKDIPFNDGATYDSTQIP